A window of Geotrypetes seraphini chromosome 16, aGeoSer1.1, whole genome shotgun sequence genomic DNA:
CTGCAGCTCTCCTCACCCTCTACAATTGCCCACCCAAGTAACCAgtacttctctcccttcccccctaggACCTGAACAACCAAGAGGATGAGGACCCTATGAACAAGTTGAAGGGACAGAAGATAGTGTCCTGCCGAATCTGCAAAGGAGATCACTGGACCACGCGCTGTCCGTACAAAGACACACTGGGGCCCATGCAGAAAGAGCTGGCCGAGCAGCTGGGTCTCTCTACCGGAGAGAAAGAAAAGGTCCCAGGGGCAGGTGTGTTAACCAGCATGGTAGATTACCAGCAGTACCTGGATTTACAGGCCCATGGCTGCAAACTTCTCCCTAGATCCTGCCATTGTCTCTCTTCTCCTGCACCATCTTAACATGATTACAATTTTTCCCTCGTGTTTCTTGTCTGTCTTTTCAGAGCCGGAACCAGCACAGGCTCAGCAGAGCAAAACTGGGAAGTACGTCCCTCCCAGTCTCCGAGACGGAGCAAGCCGCAGGGGGGAGTCTATGCAGCCTAACCGCAGAGGTACAACCAAGGTTAAcactgttggggggtggggggaaggtccTAGCCccatttaagaaaaaagagaatgTAGAATGTGATGGACTTCATGGATTTATTTTTAGAAGCGAGGTTAGTTGGAGATATTGGGGGAAAGTCACATTAGGCTGCTGGAGCCTGGCACTTCCCCAGCACACCATGGGGCTGAGAGTGTATGCTACCTTGTAGCTTAAACTTGTGTGCTGGTTTGTGTGACTCAGAAGTCTGCCAAGGGAACAGTTCATCAGATTGCAAGGAAGAAACTTTGAGGTGGAGGTGAGGCTGCAAGACTGAAGCCTTTTGATTTGTCACAAGAGAGGCAGGGTAGAGGTTGCATATTTTATGGTACGATGCTATGGGCAAGTTCCTGCACTTGATGTGGACAGATTGAAGTTGGAATTCATAGGGTCAGTGATCTTTCTTGCACGTGTCCACAGTGAGACAGATGCTGAGGTTAAACTTAGTTTCCACAGCTGAGTGTGCTCCTTCATTGTACCACTGCACAATTAATCCTTTCCTGTGTGCATTTTGGGGAAGGAAGGGCTTAGCTTTGCTTGTATTTTCTGCCTATTGATCTCTCTTGTCTCCTTGTGCTTTATTCTATAACAGCTGACGACAACGCCACCATCCGTGTCACCAACTTGTCAGAGGACACGCGGGAGACGGACCTGCAGGAGCTGTTCCGGCCCTTTGGGTCCATTTCCCGAATCTACCTGGCCAAGGACAAGACCACAGGGCAATCCAAGGTAATGCAGctgtgggaggagaggaggggcgCTAATTGCACTTTGGGAACTCTCTTGCAGGAGAGGTTGCAAGGCAGGCCAGTAGGGCTAGCAACTGGAGAGGTCGTGTTCTTTCTTTTCAGAATGTGGGTACCAATTCCGGCTCTGCCACTGGCTCTAAGCCTCAAGTGTTTTGTCAATGTGTGTGACTTTGTCCCCCTATGGGTATTTATTTACCTGCAAGTGAACACCATTATTTTAATGCTTGCTCCCTGCCCCCACTTTGAAGATGTGGCAAACAATGGCTTAAAGCACATTAGAATCAAATTTGGATGAAAAACAGAATAGAAACGAAAAGTGATGCCACCGTGTCAGCCttgttatttttaatttgagagaTTTCCCATCATGGCTGGCATAGTGTCCAGTCTATCCTGTTCTGATAACATCTTATATACTAGAGGCTCACCCTCGTCACAGCTTGTGTTTTTTTGGTAGGAGTGGGGGGCGAAGGTAATTGGGGGACCCTGTTCCTTTCTTGGACTAGCAGAGGGTGTCGTgcatgagatgagtctctttTTGTGTTTTGCAGGGATTTGCCTTCATCAGTTTCCACCGCAGAGAGGACGCTGCCCGTGCCATCGCTGGTGTGTCTGGTTTCGGTTATGACCATTTGATCCTCAACGTGGAGTGGGCAAAGTAtgtctttttcttcttagcttggGCCCACAAACTGTGTTTCTAGAGTTAGAGGTTTTGGAGAAAGCACACTTTATGCAAGGAGCAGATGGGTCATAGTGCAGGGATTCTAAACTGACTGGATCTTGGGGTCCATTTTTAAATGAGAACACTCTGATGGAGCACTGCTTTCTGGGCCTGGGTTGTAGAGCCTTAGGTAGTGACTTTTTCTAGGGTGGGACATCAGTTTACATTGGTATGGTCCATGTGCACTGGTTTCCAGTTTTGGTTATTTGTAAATCTCCTTCTGGTAAGGCTCTTGCTCCCTCAATTCTTCTCCTTGGAACTCTAACCTTGGTTTTTTTCCAACAGGCCTTCCAACAGTTGAAGTGGAGGTGGCATCTGAGTTTTCAAAGCTGATCACAGACGATTCCTTATCTGTGCTGTCTGTAGAATAAAATTTTTGCTGCAGGCCTATTGTCAGTGTATTTTCTTGGGTGAGAGAGTGGTTGTTCCAGTCCCTGGATCAGGAAAGGTTTCTATATCGTCACCTTTCTGCCTTAATTTACATGGAATGCCTGAGggtgtgtgtttgtttttatcTTGTAGAAATTCTTTGCCTTCTCTTCTGAGAGCTGTGTCACCTTGGTTGACAGGATAGTCTCATTTCTAGCATTCAGCCTCTTTTTATTCAGTTCCTAGAGCTGTGAGGAGCAGGTGGGACAGCCGCCGGGAGGACAGGAGATACTGACCTTGATCCCGTAGCCCACACTACTTCCAAGGAGCTG
This region includes:
- the EIF3G gene encoding eukaryotic translation initiation factor 3 subunit G; its protein translation is MPTGDYDSKPSWADQVEDEVEVEVEVEVDEGPLPSPKEVIKGNTKIITEYKEDEDGKKFKIIRTYKIETRKASKAVARRKNWKKFGNSEFDAPGPNVATTTVSDDVFMTFITSKEDLNNQEDEDPMNKLKGQKIVSCRICKGDHWTTRCPYKDTLGPMQKELAEQLGLSTGEKEKVPGAEPEPAQAQQSKTGKYVPPSLRDGASRRGESMQPNRRADDNATIRVTNLSEDTRETDLQELFRPFGSISRIYLAKDKTTGQSKGFAFISFHRREDAARAIAGVSGFGYDHLILNVEWAKPSNS